The Bifidobacterium animalis subsp. animalis ATCC 25527 genomic interval CAGCCACGCCTGCGCGCTGGCTGTGTCGATCGCCCCGTCGCCGCTCGCCTGCGTGAGGCCGAATTCGGAGACGAACACCGGGAAACCGTTCTCCACGGCGGAGACCATTGCATTCCGCAGTTCCTCATGATGCTCGGCCGCATAGAAATGCATCGTGTACATGAGATTGCCGGCACCCGTGATCGGGTCCGCCTCGGCCTCCCCAATGTTCTGACACCAGTTCGGCGTGCCCACGAGAATCAGTGCGTTCTTGTCGTTGGCTCGGATCACCGGAATGATCTGCTCCGCGTACTGCTTCACCTGCGCCCACGTGGTGCCGTTGGGTTCATTGCAGATCTCGTAGATCACATTCGGCTTGCCGGCATAGTCGTGCGACATCTCGTCGAAGAACCGCTTCGCTGCATCGACGCTGGCGAGCGGATTGTTGTCGGACAGGGTGTGCCAGTCCACAATCACGTAGAGGTCCTGCTTGATCGCGGCATCCACACCTTGGTGCACGAGCTTGCGCAGCTCCTCCTTGTTGCCGTTGGTGGTATAGCCGCCCTCCTCGCCGGTGTACATGGCGAGGCGCACCGTGTTGATTCCCCACTCCCGTTTGAGATTGCCGAACAGTTCGGCGTTCACATACTGCGGGAACCATGCGATGCCATGGGTGGAGACGCCGCGCAGCTGCCGGGGATGATTCTGCTCGTCGAGCAGCTTCGCACCCTTGACGTGCAGCGGCACCACGGTGGCCGAGTTCGTGGGCTGTTCGCTCGGCTCCGCGCTCTGCTTGCCACTATTTGCAGACTTCTCCTCGCTTGCTGCGGGTTGATTGGTCGCCGTCGACGGCGTCTCCGGCTCGCTTCCGCATGCTCCCGTCATACCCACCGCCATGCCGATTGCAAGCGCCATCGCAATGCGTGCGACACGTGCCGCCAAACCCGCTTGTCCCGTATGCCTCATGTGTTCCTCGTTTCCCTACTCTCCAGTCCGCATGCGTCTCTGCCCGCATGTCTGAGCGCTGCCCCACCCCTAGCATCGCGATATGTCGGCGCATTGTCGCCAACTTTGGTCGTTTGCCTTCACATCGCACACCTCAACGACCATATTTGAGCGAACTTTGGTCGCTTACTGTCACCGCGCACACCCCAACGACCATACTTGCGCAGATTATGGTCATTCACCTCACGCATACGCAACTCAACGACCAAAAGCACGCGGCCTTATACGGACTTATACGGATAGGTGCAGATGCGCGCATATCACGCGCATATAAAAGGCAGGCGGCCGCGTATGCGACCGCCTGCCCTGCATTATGTTCAGACCGAATCAGTGGGTTTGGTGCGTTTCCTCGGCCTTGGCGATTTCGTTCTTGTCGCCCTTCTCGGCGCGACCGCTCTCCCAGCCTTCCTTGGCGTCCTTGAGCTTGTTGGCGAGGTCGGTTGCCGACTTCTTGATGCCCTCGAAATCGTCCTGATGCTCTTCGATGCGCTCCTTGAGCTCCTCGAAGTTCTTCTTCATGTCACCGGTCAGTTCTGGCATAGCTACCTCCTAAGTCTTGTGTACTGGTATCCATTACAACACTTCGTATACTACTGCTCATCGGATTGCGCGAACAGGGGAATCGGCGCGGTACCGGCCGCCCCGACTCCCCTGCCGTATGCGATGCCTCACTCGAGTTCGAGCGAACCCGTGTAAAGCTGGTAGTACTCGCCCTTCTCGGCCATGAGCTCGTCGTGGGATCCGCGTTCGATGATATGGCCGTGATCGAGCACCATGATTACATCGGAATTGCGTACCGTGGACAGTCTGTGGGCGATCACGAACACGGTGCGCCCGTTCATCAGATTGTCCATGCCGGCCTGCACCACGGCCTCGGTGCGCGTGTCGATCGACGACGTGGCTTCGTCGAGGATCAACGCCGGCGGATTCGCCACGGCCGCGCGCGCGATCGAGATGAGCTGGCGCTGCCCCTGCGACAACCCCGAGCCATCGCCCGAAAGCATGGTCTGGTAGCCGTCGGGCAGCATGCGAATGAAGCTGTCGGCATTCGTGAGCTTGGCGGCTTCGATGCACTCCTCGTCGGAGGCGTCGAGCTTGCCGTAGCGAATGTTGTCCATGACCGTTCCGGTGAACAGATTCACATCCTGCAGCACGATGCCCAGGGACCGGCGAAGGTCGGGCTTGCGGATTCCCTTGACATTGATGCCGTCGTAGAGAATCATGCCCTCCTGGATGTCGTAGAAGCGGTTGATCAGATTCGTGATCGTCGTCTTACCTGCACCAGTGGCGCCGACAAGCGCGATCTTCTGACCCGGCTTGGCGAACCAGGTGATATCGTGCAGCACCGGCTTGCTCGGGTTGTACCCGAAGGTGACGTCGGTGAAGCGCACATCGCCTCGCAGCAGCGTCAGGCGACCATCGGGCGAGGTGATGGCCTCTTCATGGGCTTCCTCGGCCACCTTCCACGCCTTCGGGCTGAGCTTCTTCGCGGCCTCACGGGAACGGGTGCCGTCATCGGAGGCCTCGCGCTTCCAGGCCCAATGGCCGGTCACGTGGTCGGTCTCGGTCATCGTGCGGCCATCGGAGGCGAGCTCCACGTTCACCAACGTCACCGTGCCGTTGTCGGTCTCGCCCGGCGCGTCCATGAGTTCGAAGATGCGCGAGGCGCCGGCAAGCGCCATCATGACCATCGTGAACTGCTGGGAGACCTGGCCGATCGGGTTGATGAAGCCACGTGAGAGCGTGAGCAGCGAGATGATCATGCCAATCGTGTATGCGGTCTCGCCCGAGATGCCGAAGTTGCGCCAGCTGTAATAGGTGGCCAGGCCACCGAAGACGGCGGAGAGCACATAGAGCAGGTAGCCCATGTTGCCCACGACGGGCATGAGTACGTTGCCGTAGGTGTTCGCGCTGGCCGAAGCGTGGTACAGCCGTTCGTTGCGGGCGTCGAAGTCCGCCTGCATCGCGTCTTCGTGGTTGAACACCTTGACCACCTTCTGACCGTTCACGGCCTCCTCCACGAAGGCGTTCACGTCGCCGAGCTCCTGCTGCTGCTTGACGAAGTAGCGGCCGGAACGACTGACCAGCACCTGGATGAGCAGGAGCAGCAACGCGGTGAATACGAGTACGAACACGGTGTATGGCACCGACAGCCAGAACATGGAGATCAACGCGGCCAATGCGGTGATGCCCGAGGCGAACATCTGCGGCAGCGACTGCGAGATCGCCTGGCGCAATGTATCGGTGTCGTTCGTGTAGCGGCTCATCAGGTCGCCATGCTCATGGGTGTCGAAGAACGAGATCGACAGTGTTTGCATATGCTCGAACATCTCGTCGCGAATCGTCTTCATGACGCCCTGTTCGACGCCCACGAGCAGGTAGTTGTACAGCCACGAGCACAGCGTGCCGAGCGCGTACAGAATGCCCATGAGAATCAATGCCTCGATGAGCGGCGTCCATACCGGGTTCGGCTTGCCCACAAGCGGCAGAATATAGCGGTCGATCAGCGACTGCAGGAACAGCGCCGCACCGGCCTGGGCCACTGCGGAGACGATGATGCTCAGGATGATGAACACCATGCGCACCTTGTAGTGGAAAATGTACTTGAGCAGTCGCTTCAGCGTGCCCGGCCTCGCCTTGGCCATGCCCTTCGCGCCGGATTGCGCGTCCGGTCCGCCGTTCTGCGGCATGCGCGACTCGCTGTCGAGCACCTCCTTGTCGGAGACGTCGGTGGCCGCCACGGTTGGGGAAGCTGCCGTCATTGTGCGTCACCTCCATTCGCGTTGTCGGTGTTGTTCTCGAGTTCCATGTTGAACAGACGCTGGACCTCGTCCCTCTTCGTGGCCTCGGCCTCCTCCTCGTGCCAGTCGTTGGATTCCTTGCCCAGATCCTGCTGGCTGTGCTGCTGGGTCTGCGACAGGTAGATGCTGCGGTACTCCTCGCACCGTTCGAGCAGTTCCTCGCTGGTGCCCTGGTCGAGCACGCGCCCCTCATGCATCACGATGATGCTGTCGGACTCCTCCACGGAGGCGACGCGCTGCGCGATGATAATCTTCGTCGTGTTCGGGATCTCGTGGTGGAACGCCTCGCGGATCAGCTTGTCGGTCTTCGTGTCGACCGCACTCGTGGAATCGTCGAGGATCAGGATCTTCGGCTTCTTGAGCAGCGCGCGGGCGATGCACAGACGTTGGCGCTGGCCGCCCGACACATTCGTGCCGCCCTGCTCGATGTAGGTGTCGTACTTGTCGGGGAACTCCTCGATGAAACCGTCCGCCTGTGCGAGCTCGCACGCGTGCCGAATCTCCTCGTCGGTGGCATACGGGTTGCCCCAGCGCAGATTCTCGGCGATCGTGCCTGAGAACAGCACGTTCTTCTGCAGCACCATCGCCACCTCGTCACGCAGCGACTCGAGTTCGTAATCGCGTACGTCGACCCCGCCCACCTTGAGCGTGCCGCTCGACACGTCGTACAGGCGCGGAATGAGCTGCACGAGCGACGACTTCGCCGAACCCGTGCCGCCCACGATGCCTATGGTCTGCCCCGACTTGATATGCAGGTCGATGTGGTCGAGCACCGGCTTCTCGGAATGCTCGGAATAGCGGAAGGTCACGTCGTCGAAGTCGATCGAGCCGTCGTTCACCTGCGTGATCGGCTGCGCGGACTCCTTGATCGTGCTCTCCTCGGTGAGCAGCTGGGTGATGCGCTCCGCGGAGGCGCGCGAGATGATCACCATCACGAAGATCATCGAGACCATCATCATCGACATCATGATCTGCAGCGCATAGGTAACCAGTGCCGTCAAATCGCCGGTGGTCAGGCCATTGGCGGCGTTGTTGCCCGAAGCGACGATCTGCTGGGCACCCACCCATGCAATCGTGATGAGCGACGCGTACATGCACACGTTGAACAGCGGAGAGTTGATGCTCAGCAGCTTCTCCGCCTTCACGAACTGCTTGTAGATGAGCTGCGAGATGTGGCCGAACTTACGGTCTTCATGATCCTCGCGGTTGAACGACTTGACCACGCGGATGCCCTGCAGATTCTCGTCCACCACATTGTTAAGCTCGTCATACGTGTGGAACACGCGCTCGAAGATCGGGTGCACGATGATGATCAGGCCGATCAGGCCCACTGCCAGCACCGGTATGCATGCCAGGAAGACCATGGAGATCTGCGGTGAGATGCGGAACGAGAAAATCCACGCGGCGACGAGCATGATCGGCGCACGCATGCCGATGCGAATGATCATCTGGTATGAATTCTGCACGTTCGTGACGTCCGTGGTGAGCCTGGTGATGATCGATCCCGTGGAGAACCGGTCGATGTTCGTGAAACTGAACTGCTGCACACGTTCGAACTCATCGTGACGCAGATTCTTGCCGAATCCCGAGCTCGCGATTGCGGCGAAGCGGCCCGAGAGGAAGCCCGCGGCCAACGAGACCGCAGCACACAGGATCAGAATGAGGCCATATTGCCAAATGGCCTGCATCGACCGGTTCGTGATGCCCTTGTCGATGAGCGTCGCGATGACGGTCGGGATGAGGATCTCAATGATCGCTTCGACCACGACGAACAGCGGCGAGAGCAGGCTCGCCTTCGTGTATTCGCGAATCGATCCGGCCAGCGTCTTGATCGTATGCATTTTCACCGGTTTCCGGCCACTGCCGGTGGCGCCGGTTGAAGCGGTTGCCGTACTCATGCGTTCGCATCTCCTTTCATTCGTATTGTTGTCTTCTTGCCATCGCCCATGCCGTGTGCGTCCGGTAGCCTTTCGTCAGCGACATCGGCCTTCAGCCTAAGCAGATTGACTTTCATTCGCTCAAGATCGTGCATCAATCCCACGCGCTCGCGCTCGCTGAACCCCTGCATGAGCGTGTTCTCAAGCAATGCGGCATCGCTGCGCAGGTCGCGGGCGATCTGCTCGCCCTGTGCCGTGAGGACGATCTTGCGCACCCGAGCATCGCGTTCCACACTCTCGCGCGTGATCAGGCCCTTCTTCTCCATAAGACTCAGCACACGCGACGCAGTGGAGCGCGTGATCGAGAACTTGCGTTCGATGTCGTACTGGAACACGTCGTGGTCGCGCTGCGTGTCGAGATAGGCGATGATCGACTTGTTCTGGCTCGACACATTGGGGTCTCCCTGCAGGGTCAGATTCCAGAATCTGCCGATCATGTTGTGCAATACGCGGATCATGATGCTCGGCTTGAGCTCGCTTGGTTCTGCGGACGACGCGTTGGGCGTCTGATGCGCCGATTCGTCTTCCATCTCACCTCCCGTTGCATGCACCCGCCATGCCTCGCATATGCCATGGGCTGCGTGTAGGCATTGAACTCCTGCCATAAGACATTGTTTCACATGCAACAATAAATATTCGACAGTTCGTTCTCAGAGTACATATACAAAGAATCCGCACCACGAAGGTGCGGATTCCTGCTATCGACTATGCCCGGCCCGTATTCGCAACGGCACCGGAGCCATCTCACTTGCGGTCGATCGGGTTCTCCGAGATGAAATTGAGGAAGTCGTTCGCCTGCATGGTGATCGCACCCTCATCGGCCTCGTTCATGATCCAGTCGTTGGTCTGGAGCGCCTCTTCAGGCACCGACAGGCCGACTTCCACCGGGAAGATGTACATACCGTTGGCCTCGAGCAGGTCGCCGAGCATGACGCGCGGCAGCATGCCCTTGAAGCCACCGACGCCGGTGATGCAGGCCGGCAGGTTGTGCAGCACGTTCTCACCGGTCTCCGGGTTCTTCGTGTCCGGCATGGTCATCCACTGGAACAGGTTGCGCACCGCATCCGGAATGGTCTTGTGGTATTCGGAAATGAACACCCACACACCGTCGGCTGCGTCGAGTTTGTCGCGAATGGCGAGGGCGGCGGCCGGATCCGGCTCGTCGGTGCTCTCGT includes:
- a CDS encoding glycoside hydrolase family 5 protein — protein: MRHTGQAGLAARVARIAMALAIGMAVGMTGACGSEPETPSTATNQPAASEEKSANSGKQSAEPSEQPTNSATVVPLHVKGAKLLDEQNHPRQLRGVSTHGIAWFPQYVNAELFGNLKREWGINTVRLAMYTGEEGGYTTNGNKEELRKLVHQGVDAAIKQDLYVIVDWHTLSDNNPLASVDAAKRFFDEMSHDYAGKPNVIYEICNEPNGTTWAQVKQYAEQIIPVIRANDKNALILVGTPNWCQNIGEAEADPITGAGNLMYTMHFYAAEHHEELRNAMVSAVENGFPVFVSEFGLTQASGDGAIDTASAQAWLNAMDEHDISYVIWNLSNKNEGSALFVTGETRNPQTSDLSAEAKWYRGYLKQHATEANR
- a CDS encoding ABC transporter ATP-binding protein; protein product: MTAASPTVAATDVSDKEVLDSESRMPQNGGPDAQSGAKGMAKARPGTLKRLLKYIFHYKVRMVFIILSIIVSAVAQAGAALFLQSLIDRYILPLVGKPNPVWTPLIEALILMGILYALGTLCSWLYNYLLVGVEQGVMKTIRDEMFEHMQTLSISFFDTHEHGDLMSRYTNDTDTLRQAISQSLPQMFASGITALAALISMFWLSVPYTVFVLVFTALLLLLIQVLVSRSGRYFVKQQQELGDVNAFVEEAVNGQKVVKVFNHEDAMQADFDARNERLYHASASANTYGNVLMPVVGNMGYLLYVLSAVFGGLATYYSWRNFGISGETAYTIGMIISLLTLSRGFINPIGQVSQQFTMVMMALAGASRIFELMDAPGETDNGTVTLVNVELASDGRTMTETDHVTGHWAWKREASDDGTRSREAAKKLSPKAWKVAEEAHEEAITSPDGRLTLLRGDVRFTDVTFGYNPSKPVLHDITWFAKPGQKIALVGATGAGKTTITNLINRFYDIQEGMILYDGINVKGIRKPDLRRSLGIVLQDVNLFTGTVMDNIRYGKLDASDEECIEAAKLTNADSFIRMLPDGYQTMLSGDGSGLSQGQRQLISIARAAVANPPALILDEATSSIDTRTEAVVQAGMDNLMNGRTVFVIAHRLSTVRNSDVIMVLDHGHIIERGSHDELMAEKGEYYQLYTGSLELE
- a CDS encoding ABC transporter ATP-binding protein, which gives rise to MSTATASTGATGSGRKPVKMHTIKTLAGSIREYTKASLLSPLFVVVEAIIEILIPTVIATLIDKGITNRSMQAIWQYGLILILCAAVSLAAGFLSGRFAAIASSGFGKNLRHDEFERVQQFSFTNIDRFSTGSIITRLTTDVTNVQNSYQMIIRIGMRAPIMLVAAWIFSFRISPQISMVFLACIPVLAVGLIGLIIIVHPIFERVFHTYDELNNVVDENLQGIRVVKSFNREDHEDRKFGHISQLIYKQFVKAEKLLSINSPLFNVCMYASLITIAWVGAQQIVASGNNAANGLTTGDLTALVTYALQIMMSMMMVSMIFVMVIISRASAERITQLLTEESTIKESAQPITQVNDGSIDFDDVTFRYSEHSEKPVLDHIDLHIKSGQTIGIVGGTGSAKSSLVQLIPRLYDVSSGTLKVGGVDVRDYELESLRDEVAMVLQKNVLFSGTIAENLRWGNPYATDEEIRHACELAQADGFIEEFPDKYDTYIEQGGTNVSGGQRQRLCIARALLKKPKILILDDSTSAVDTKTDKLIREAFHHEIPNTTKIIIAQRVASVEESDSIIVMHEGRVLDQGTSEELLERCEEYRSIYLSQTQQHSQQDLGKESNDWHEEEAEATKRDEVQRLFNMELENNTDNANGGDAQ
- a CDS encoding MarR family winged helix-turn-helix transcriptional regulator; its protein translation is MEDESAHQTPNASSAEPSELKPSIMIRVLHNMIGRFWNLTLQGDPNVSSQNKSIIAYLDTQRDHDVFQYDIERKFSITRSTASRVLSLMEKKGLITRESVERDARVRKIVLTAQGEQIARDLRSDAALLENTLMQGFSERERVGLMHDLERMKVNLLRLKADVADERLPDAHGMGDGKKTTIRMKGDANA
- a CDS encoding NADPH-dependent FMN reductase → MAKPNIAFIETSLDDGSFEAKLAKTAMKAIGDRAEIIPIDYADLPMLNESTDEPDPAAALAIRDKLDAADGVWVFISEYHKTIPDAVRNLFQWMTMPDTKNPETGENVLHNLPACITGVGGFKGMLPRVMLGDLLEANGMYIFPVEVGLSVPEEALQTNDWIMNEADEGAITMQANDFLNFISENPIDRK